Below is a window of Ralstonia pickettii DNA.
GTTGTCACCCGCCTTCGACAAACCGGCAGCCACGCCGATCGCCTGACCGGCTTGCACGCGTGCCTGTTTGCCGATGGCGAGGTTGGTGTCTTGGCCGCTGCCCAGCGCGATGCTTTCGCCATTGGCGAGCTGCAGGTCTTGCCCGGCAACCATGACGAGGCCCGCGCGGCCCGCCAGGTGGGCAATGGCCTCGCCCTGATGCGGCACCTTGCCTTGCGTGGCGGTGTTGCCGGCGCTGGCGTCCTGCTTGGCAGCGTCGAGCGCCTTGCCGTCGACCATGCCGGCCACCGCCTTGGCTTGCTTGGCCAACGGCGCATCGTCGTTCTTGGCGGTGTCCAGCGCGGCGGTCTGATGCGTGACCGCCCCTTGCCCGAGCGATGACGTCAATTCTTTGGCTTGCTTGATCAGCGCAATGCCGGCAGCGTTGTCGCCGGTGGGCACGGCTTTGCCGCTGCTGGCGTCACGGTAGGTGGTCAGCAGCAGGCCGGCCTGGCCGCGCACGGCGGCGTGGCCATCGGTGCGCAGCTCGAAGCCCTGGCCGCGGAAGCTGCCACGCCGGTTGTCTTGTTGATGGACGAGATGGCCGAGGTTGAGCTGGCTGAATTGCTGCGTGGTGGCGAGCTGCGTGCGCAGCTGTCCATCGCTGTCGTCGAAGACGAGTTGGTTGTAGCCGCTGCCGCCGTGTTCTGCGCTCTTGAAGCCGGTGTGGGCGGCGGCGTAGCGGTGGCCTTCGGCTTCGGTGCCCATGCCGTGCCAGGCGGGGCTGTGGCCGCCGGCCACGTTGCCTTGCGCGCTTGCGGCGCTGTCGCTGCCTTGCTTGTAGAGGGCTGTGCTGTCGCTTTGGTCGGATGCGCCCTGCCCGCCCGGCGTGGGTGCAATGCCGGCCTCACCCTGACCGTTGTACAACGAGCCGATCACGACGGGCTGGTCGATGTCATCTTCGCTGAACTTGACGAGCACTTCCTGCCCGATGCGCGGCAGCCATTGCCAGCCCATGCCGGAACCGGCCTGCCGCTGCGCGACGCGTACCCAACGACTGCTGCGGTCATCCGCACGCTCGCCTTGTTGCCAGGGGAAGCGCACGCGGATTTCACCTGCGGGGCTGGCATGGTGCTCGCCGTCTCCACCGGCCTGGGTCTGGCCGTCCGGGCCGACCACGATGGCGCTGTGTACGCCCTGCGCGGTAGGGGCGGCGTACAGCCGGCCGCAGTCCGGTTCTGTCACGGCCGGGCGCCAGGGCCGGCGTGCGTCGCTCGCGCGGAACAGGCCAGCGTAGCCGTGCGCGCGCGCTGCTTTGAGCAGATCGCCGGTCGGCGTGTTGCGCTCGACGGGGCCTTCTGCTGCTTGGAAACCAAAGATGCCAGGGCCGGATTCCGGCGCGCTGGGCGGCGTATCGAATTCCAGCGCGGCGTCGAGCCCGCCCAAACGCTGGCTGAGCGCATGGTGCGTATCGACGGTCAGGTTGTTGATGCCGCAGTGCTCGACCAGATCCATCAACAACGGATAGGCGCCTTCCACGTCTTGCGGCAGGTGCGGGCAATCCACCACCTGCAGGCGCGTCCCGCTGCGCAGTGTGCGCACGGTACCGCGCCCTGAAAACAACAGCGCGCGCGCTTCCAGGCTTTCCATGACCTGCTCGGCAATGCGCTGGGCATTGGCGGAATCCGGTGCGAGCGATGGGCTGATCGACAGATACGCATCCGGGC
It encodes the following:
- a CDS encoding type VI secretion system Vgr family protein, which produces MDATTLLQNLFAPTRRLYTLEGEGPLADLAVEAWLGREALSELFEWRVAAVSANARIALKSLLGQRVTLVTTLADGTQAKRTGLIRLAEKLGADGSLTRYRLTVVPWFWLTTQQRHSQVFQNRPLPDIIEQMLSPYEPYASWRYAAGAEARMADFGTRTHIAQFRETDYHFVTRLLAEAGLGFTTVEDDQAHGGHTLVIFADSTQLPEDAESASAGGIRFHRAHSLEERDAIQQLACHSRTTVGGVAVAAWDPEGKQNARAHAPARFATSAGSPDAYLSISPSLAPDSANAQRIAEQVMESLEARALLFSGRGTVRTLRSGTRLQVVDCPHLPQDVEGAYPLLMDLVEHCGINNLTVDTHHALSQRLGGLDAALEFDTPPSAPESGPGIFGFQAAEGPVERNTPTGDLLKAARAHGYAGLFRASDARRPWRPAVTEPDCGRLYAAPTAQGVHSAIVVGPDGQTQAGGDGEHHASPAGEIRVRFPWQQGERADDRSSRWVRVAQRQAGSGMGWQWLPRIGQEVLVKFSEDDIDQPVVIGSLYNGQGEAGIAPTPGGQGASDQSDSTALYKQGSDSAASAQGNVAGGHSPAWHGMGTEAEGHRYAAAHTGFKSAEHGGSGYNQLVFDDSDGQLRTQLATTQQFSQLNLGHLVHQQDNRRGSFRGQGFELRTDGHAAVRGQAGLLLTTYRDASSGKAVPTGDNAAGIALIKQAKELTSSLGQGAVTHQTAALDTAKNDDAPLAKQAKAVAGMVDGKALDAAKQDASAGNTATQGKVPHQGEAIAHLAGRAGLVMVAGQDLQLANGESIALGSGQDTNLAIGKQARVQAGQAIGVAAGLSKAGDNNIGLQLTAGQDNIDVQAQHDVLKLMAKQDLKLVSANMNVDFAAAKRIRIATAGGASITLEGGNITVECAGPITYKAAQRRFEGPVNSNYPLPSFPQSICVECMLRAMAGGHPLGSMNG